The DNA region CATTAAATTTTCATGTTTCATCCTCCATATGGTATCAGTGTAATTTAAACAGACACTCACATTTTCTCGATTTCTTCTCATCTCGTTTCAACTTCCTAATTTATGGTTGGCATGTGCCATTTCTTTCCCATCTCATTGTTACAAATGTTTGTCTTCTATCTGAACCATTGTCGGACCTTCCGATTACAACGTCAAACCCCAAATTTTCGGCCTTCATGCGGACCCATTGTAGCATATGTTCACGAATAATAAAATCTTATTTATTCGTAAGTTATGCACAAACATCTACCTCAACAACGACTGGTCTGACACCTAATTTAACATCATCATTCACTTCATCCAGTTTAACATCATGCTTCACTTTAATCAGTTTAACATCCACAGTCAGAATAGTTTTGGAAAACATATATGGGTGCATCATATCTAATAATACCAATAACAGAAAAACAGATCCAAAACTTAAACTATTAGGACATTCTGGATATGCATATTCGGACCACACCAAACTTCGTCTGTAGATGCATATCCGGATTCAACGTTCTTTTTTCAGCTTAAAAACCAGATTAATGCAAGGAATAAATGATGAAATGAATGAACTTTACATGCAATTCCAGCTTCTTTTGCTCCCTTTGATATGATGAAATACAAGAATGATGTTTTGGTGTTGAAAAGTTGATTGAGAATGAAAGAAATTTTTTAAgaattttgaaaaatggaggTTTTTTTCGGCTTGAAGAATATCATGCAAGGTGGTGTTTTATTCAATTTCCCTTTTGACATTTCTAGATATGCATCTCCGGAAATATCACTGAGTCGTTAATTAAATCAACTCAGTGATAAAAATACGCAAATGAGTATATGGAgtatttcagagatgcatctccggataCAACCCAATAATATACGGAGATGCATGTCCAGACCGGGTATTTCAAATATGCATCTCAGAAAAACTAAGTCTGGTGTGATTTTGAGTGGATTCCACGCTAGAAAAAAGAAATCTGGTGTGATTTTGAATGCATCAAGAAATGCATCTCAAATAAATAAAGaatattttctgatttttaaaGGTATGAGATGCAACATAAAGATTGTAATGAAcattaaaaatatatatatatcaatttCTTTACCAAATCATGTATCCATGCACCAGCTAAGCAACGAAACACGTGTAAAAAACCGTGAGTATTCAATTTTTGAAtttatgtatttttttttatgtAATTTACACttatttttcatagatctatgTAATTTAGTCACGGCATTACGTGGAAAATATTAGAAAGTACACATTAAACTTGGCTAATAAAAATATTTGCTAAGATGTTTCTTTAGTCGATTAGGATGTTAAACCTAACAGACTGAAGAAATCTTAAGAACAGAATATCAAGGTAAGAAAACACACATTAAGCTTAgctaataaaaatattttaaagaaACTTCTAAAGAATGAAAGTTTTCTGGGATGTTACATTCATCACTACAATCATCTCTTTGAAGACTACAAATAAATAGATTCACAAAAATGAATATAATTAGTCTTACAAAGCTGTAAAACAGTTACAGATGGAAAATATTGAAGCCATCTTCTTTTGTTTATTCTTATATTGTAAGCACGGTGCCAGTCGAATCTCTACCTTATTGCGATTTCTTTGGGTTTGAATCGTCTCCCACAATTTTTCTTGACACCCATCAGTAACATTTTCTCATTTCTTTCATCATCTCCCTCTCCTCTCGCTCACATTATTTTTGTTAGAGAATGATGCATGCAGGAGAGGGTCCACGCCTGATTTCTGAGCACCATGAATGACGATAATTGCATCCTCAAAAAAACTTGTGAGGTCCCGATAAAGCTCACGTTCCAAAACTTTAAGGCATTGATTATTATACTGGTGTCATTGTATAGATGATACAGCTTCTATGGCGCTGCCTAGGGGCCATGCAGCTTCAACAAGAGAATCATGATATTTAACTTGCTTCACTAATGTAATCTGCTGCATTTGATCTAGGCCTGTCAACAAAGGTAAAGAAATCAGTGCAAGAAGATAATTTTATAGATTTCGCAAAAAAGTGTCATCATCGTGTACAGCAAAACCTACCGAGTCCAAAAACAAGCAGTGTATACTGGTATACAAGATCCATACATAAATATGGAAGGTTCCCTTCCTCGACGTTTGGATAAGTGGATTTGGCATCCTCGAGTTTTGTTTGACAAGCTAGCTTTGCTGCTTTCTCAAAATCCACTGGACGAACCTTTGCGACAGGTGACTTTGGATCAGCAAAACCAGCCTAGGAATAAATAGTATGGTGATTAGCTTGAGTATGTTGTTGCATTAAAATAAGGGATTAATATCAGTATCTGGCTCAAGATTGAATACATTAATAATAAAATACCTCCGCAGCCCGGTCGAAGAAAAATGAGGCGACAAAAAGGTTCTTCTGTCCATCGCCGCCGCCACCATTCCATATCCCACCAAAAGTGCACTTCATATGTGTACATATTGACTCATTAACCTTGAGAGTCTTAAGAGCTATGCCTTTACATTCATTCAAGCTTGAGCCAGAAGGGGAGGATGAGGCCTTAAATGACTTTCCTCCATAATTGTATGACCCTAGAAGAAAAAAACAAATGTAtaaatatttaagaaaaatgTCACTTGTTCTTAAAATCAATTCAGAACCAGACATGCAGAAAGCAGAAGTTATATTCACCATCATAGCCAGCTAAAATGCAAGGGTTTCCAGAATCATCTGAAATCTTTAAAATCTCTGCCCGAGCTGCTAGTAAACCATAGCGTAAGTAACTGAAAGAAATATGTTAAGAATTAATGGCCATGGAAGATGGAATTGAATTTTTAAACATATATCTCTCTGAAAAACATCTCAAATTTCCATGTCAAGAGCGAGAAGAAAAACCTGTGAACATAGAGGTAATATTTCCTTCCCCTTAGGAACATTTCCTTGACATAAGGGTCTTCGCCATCAGGTACTTTTGGAGCCTTGGTAGCACTTGTCTCTGAGATGGCGTATGCCATTTGAACAGATCCACCTCCAAGATCAACTACCCCGACAGTGTCTGAATAATCTCTTCCCAACTTTCCCAATAGATAGTTAATAGTCACCTAGAATAAAACAAAAGGAAAAGGTGAGACAAACTAAATGCTCTAAATATGTTGTTTCCTTGCTATGTATGACTTTAGTTGCTAAGATGGTATATGAACAGTATATTTCAATAACTTGAAGAACAGGTCGGATATCAAGCTTTCCAGAGTTCTTTATCCTTACTTCAATACAGAAATACAGAACACATTTGTCTCCTTATAGGAGTTCCAATAAGCTCCAACGGTTTCCCCTTCTACAACAGAGCCGCTGCTCTATTCACTATATATATTTCTTTTAACTAACTGCATAACTACTCTATTTAGTCCAATCTACCCTTTATTCTTTATCCTACCAGTACCACCACCCCTAAAATGTTAACCTGGTCTTGTAAACCAAAAACACATTTGTCTTCAATTTGGGTCTGGATGATTCTCAAAACAGGAAAGTGGAATCCTGAATTCTATTGTTCCACTATCTTGCAATTTATGTCTTCTTACCATGAAAAATATATTGTCAACTTCAACAATATTTGGTTGCTCAACTTGTATTGAATGATCAAATGGTTTTTATTGTTTCTCAAATGAATGTCTATGTAAATAGTTGGTACTCGACTGTCTCTTGTGAAAATAGCCTCTCTTTTTTTCTTGTAACAATAAGGTCTAGACCATTGCCCTCATTTGAAATTTCATTAAAATTTGTATACCATCTAACAAACTATTCAGAAGACCGTCTAACAAAGGAAAGCAAATTTTTTTGGAACCTAAACCATCTGTGTGGATAACTATTTTTGAACTAAATATGTAAATAGCACTACTTTAGGACACAATATTTCATTCTCCCGGTTTTTTTGCTTTCCGTTTTATGCATATATAAGAgattttatttttgtttcctCTCATGCATGTATTTGAAATGATCTAGCCTCACATTTAAGTAGTTTGGATCCATATTCAAAAGTAATGACAAGGCAAAGGAAGATGTCACCCATCAATCATATGATACAACCATAAGTAGTTTGAATGAAATGGAGTAATGCATTTGGCATGATCTGCAATATGAATGTACCACTCAAGGACAAAAGAAATGCACAACTATAGAACCTACAATGATGTTAGGGATTGAATGTTGGACATTATGGAACCAACAAGAAAGTAAGCTCAGTGTCACAAAGAAGGCATTGATACGATGATTAAATGATTGCACAAGACAAGACAGGGGATTAAGAATACAATCATTAGCAACTATTGAGGTAGTGTCCATTGCAATAAAGATGTAGAATATCGTCTAAGGTGGTTTAAACATGTGTAGTCAAGAGGCGTCATCATCGGATAGTTCCTTTTGTGAGACAGTACTTAGCGAAGGTGCAACGTAGAGCCTAAAACCATTCTGGGGGAAGGACGGGTATAATTTTATTTCTAGCTAATTAGTCTCAAAAGACTTGCATCATCATTTCTTAGTTGATGATATAAGAATCCATGTAAAAAGAGAGGGAGAATATTCTTCTCCCAATTATTTCTATCAAAACCATTTGGAATTGGAAGCTATATGCTCAATGCCACTAATTTCTAAATGTATTCAAAAGTTAAAGTCAACCAGTAATAAGTTCACGAAACATACCCATTGAAAAGCACCTTCTTGGGTTCCATCAAGCACAGCAACTGCACCAGGCTCTGATTTTAGTGTACTTCTTTGCTTAAGCAAATCTCGGACCTTATATAAACAAATCATGGAAGCAACATTAGAATGCTGAGTACACATTAGAATGTTGAATATGCACGCACCAAGCAATATTTACCGCTTGCAAGATCCTATCAGAAGCATCCCCTTCCAAAGCCCTCAATCCTGCAGTTGCCTGCATTAGCATAGTTACATATAGTTCAGATGAATAAAATATGTACAGATAAAAATGTATATAAACTATACACACCCCAACTCTAACAGGTGTCATAGGGCGATACTCCATAGGAACGACACTTTCTGCTTTATCCAAAAGAGAAATAAGAGATTCCGCTGCCTGTCGTGGATCCTGTGCGTAAGCACTCAAACCAGGTTTTATCTGTAACACCATAAAAATGGTCAACACCAGCAAATTCACATTTGGAaacaaatcaaaatcaaaatttTGGTTCGTGAAAATACATTTGAAATTGTGTCCAATTCACTTTGACAGAAATTTATTCAAACATTAATCACTTTATCTTCAACTCACTTTTAGTCTGAATCAATTTTACGGAATTAATTCTTTCAATGTTAATTTTCTTTACGGCAAAACCAAACACACACTAAATTAATGAGTTAAATTGAGATTAACGACTTTCAATGCAAAATCTTATGAAGCATAGAACAGCACATTTCACTGATTTAACTTCAACTCATTTTTAGCAAGAATGAATTTTATAGAATCAATTTAACTTCAACTCATTTTTAGCATGAATGAATTTACATAATCAATTCACTCAAAATCAATTTTCTTCACTGCAGAACCAAAGGCACACTAAATTAATGAGTTAAATAGAGATTAACGACTTTCGATGCAAATTCTTATGAAGCATAGAAAAGCACATTTAACTGATTTAACTAACCTGCAAGAAAACCTCGAGATCATTACCAATGTGAACAAGATCAAGGTTCCGATCAAAGCGAAAGACATGGACACGGCTACCGGAGCTACCAGCGTCGAAAATGACAGCAAACGAATCGGACAGTTTACGATCAGGAGAAATCTTACGGTGCGTTAGAGCGTAATCCTCGATGGATTCATGGGAAGAGGTGGAAGGAATGATGTAGAGTATGAGTGTGACGAGGAGCAGAGGGAGTGCCACCATTAGACAGGCGCCACGGAATTGGTAGATCTTATCGATGAGCGACTCCGGCGCCGGTGCCTGTGGCTGGCGGGCGGAGCGCTTTAGCATTTGTGTGGATTCGAGTTCCAGATCGGCGGTGGTTTAGTGTTGTAGGAGTTTGGAAGATGACGGTGACCGGTAACGGATATCGCCGGTGCCGGAGATACTTGCGGTCGCGTTAACTGCTTCTGACACTTGCAGTGATCTTATTATTGATGTTTTAAAAGAAAGATATTTTCTTAACTGtctaaaataaatattttctaaATCAATT from Lathyrus oleraceus cultivar Zhongwan6 chromosome 1, CAAS_Psat_ZW6_1.0, whole genome shotgun sequence includes:
- the LOC127126123 gene encoding apyrase 2; the protein is MLKRSARQPQAPAPESLIDKIYQFRGACLMVALPLLLVTLILYIIPSTSSHESIEDYALTHRKISPDRKLSDSFAVIFDAGSSGSRVHVFRFDRNLDLVHIGNDLEVFLQIKPGLSAYAQDPRQAAESLISLLDKAESVVPMEYRPMTPVRVGATAGLRALEGDASDRILQAVRDLLKQRSTLKSEPGAVAVLDGTQEGAFQWVTINYLLGKLGRDYSDTVGVVDLGGGSVQMAYAISETSATKAPKVPDGEDPYVKEMFLRGRKYYLYVHSYLRYGLLAARAEILKISDDSGNPCILAGYDGSYNYGGKSFKASSSPSGSSLNECKGIALKTLKVNESICTHMKCTFGGIWNGGGGDGQKNLFVASFFFDRAAEAGFADPKSPVAKVRPVDFEKAAKLACQTKLEDAKSTYPNVEEGNLPYLCMDLVYQYTLLVFGLGLDQMQQITLVKQVKYHDSLVEAAWPLGSAIEAVSSIQ